The following is a genomic window from Babesia bovis T2Bo chromosome 4 map unlocalized Chr4_1, whole genome shotgun sequence.
AATAATTTTGTTAATTTACTCCCATTCAATGGTGGCTGGGGGTTTGTCAGTAATGTCATAGCATACCCTGTTAACTTCAGGGATATTTTCAGTGATCTTGCGCGAGATTGCGGCCAAGCACTCCATATCGATATGCCTTGCGAATTTGGCGGTAACGAAATCGACGGTCATAATGATACGCACAACTACGACCATACCGTAAACTCTGGCTGAATTTCTCAAACCAGTTGAGCGGGTGTTGGGAAGAAGTACACAGGCGCATTGGGACACCTTGTCAACCAAACCCCTGGCTTCAAGCTCTTCAAACATGTATCTGTCAGCTTGTCTGGCAATTTCTACACGTTCTGGAGTGAGTTCTCCCAAAACCCTGGCACCGAGACCGGGTCCTGGGAATGGGTGTCTCTTGAAGGTGGTTTCAGAGAGACCTAATAGTCTACCCAAATCCCTGACTTCCTCCTTGAACAGCAAGCGCACGGGTTCAATGAGTTCGAATTTCAAGTTTTCAGGAAGACCTCCAACGTTGTGGTGTGACTTAACTGGGAGTTTGCTCCTTCTGTTAAGGTCAGACTCGAGGATATCAGGGTAGATGGTACCCTGTAGCAACAGGCAGTTGTCGTGGTTGTAACCAAGCTCCTTCATGGCCTTTTCGAATTCCTCGATGTACACGCGTCCAATGACCTTACGTTTGTTTTCGGGGTCATGCACGCCCTTAAGTTCCTTGAAGAATACGGCTGATGAATCACGGATGGTAAGCTGGATACCCGGGATTTCAGCCTTAAGTCTGTCGTAGCACTTTTGTGTTTCCTGGTACCTCATCAAACCGGTGTTAATCATGATACCGTGGAACCTTTCCTTGATGGCCTCGTGTACAATGGCGGCACAGACGGTGCTGTCCACACCACCAGAGAGCCCTGCAACGACGAATTTCTTGGAACCACACTGCTTGATAACGTCCTTCTTAGTTTGTTCGTGGTAGCTGCGCATATCCCATGTCTTTTCACAGCGGCTAAGTTCGAAGCAGAATTTCTTCATGATCATATCAGCCTTTCCTTCTTCAACCTCTTGTGGGTGGAAGCAGAATGCTCTGACATTAGACTGTGAGTTAACAATACCAGCTACGTTTCCATGTGCATCTTTCATGGATACTTTGAAGCCAGTTGGGATGGAGTCGATTTTATCGAGGTGGCATCCGTGTGCAACGAAGCTGGAAGGTACGCCTTCAAGGATGGAGTCTGATCCAGCTTCTACGTGTACATTTTCCTTACGGTATTCACTTTCCTGTGGGCCCAGCTTGGTGACTTTGCCTCCCAAGGTTTCGCAAAGAGCGTACATGGCGTAAGCCAATGCGAGGACTGGGACATGTTTAGAGGCACAGATTTCCAAAATCTTCTTGTCTATCTTGATAGAATCCGCATCCTTTACACTTTCTGATCCACCGCTAAGTATAACTGCTGCTGGGACACGTCCGGAAAGAGTTTCAACAGCCTTCTCCACTGGGAATAGTTCGCATGTTATTCCCAGTCCACGAAGGAAGCGTACCATAGACCCGGATTGGTGTGACCCGAAGTCAAAGATGAAgataatgtttttatcaGTCGTCATTTTGATTATGATGTTAAATATCCGGACCAGCTATATTGATAGTGGCGCCGTGTGAACAACGTCGATGTGTGTCGGGCAATACAATTTACACCATAATACGACGTAACCATGCACCATAGATTAACTGGAATCCTGAATTATGAAGCTAGTTATATTACGTTCTACATAGTTTATGGAAGCATGGGTTAAGTGACGGTTGACGAGTGTGTAAGTTGTCTACTTTAGTATTCATTGTTGACCGGTGGTCACTTCGTCGGTGTCATACCACCTCCCACGTCCTTCTACCGATATTTGTCCTTATTCTGATCCAATTTTATTCTAAAACCGTATTTTAGGTCGTTAGGCTTCTGATATCACTTTAAAGTGGAGATGTGTGCAACATCACGCTATCTTATATAAACCATCCACATGTCGTGGCACAGCAATTCGCTTTGTGTATTTATTTCTTTTTCATGTTTCCCATACCCGCACCGTATAGGTTGGGAAGCGATGTAAGGAAGTGCATCCCAGGCTCCATATCACCAAATCCGGTTGTTCCACCTGCATGTGATTAGACAGAATGAACACAAACCATGCCAATGTTGCATTATAAACCACACCAACGTACGTTGTCAGGTTATAATATCACTGTATTGCATATACCAAAAACAACGTACCGCAAAAAACACGTCTATCTTGTGGGTGGTATCCGAGCAgttcttcttcttcttgcaGTTGGAACTTTGcttcttcaatatatgGTGCCAGGTATGGCACGAAAGGGTCGTAGTTTTGCTCTTCCAGAGGGGGGTACATCCTTAGTGTGGATATGTGCATACCTCTAGCTATCCTTCTGAATCTTGCAGTTTTCAAATCTTCTGGTAGCATTTCTAAAGCTCGTTCAACGATAGGCTCTCTCTCGCTCATGAGGTCGTCATACAAAAGACCTGTACATGATTTCACAATACACGGGGTGGACGCCAGTTTATAGTGGAATAATCATGATTTATATAAGCAGTGTTTATGTAATCTAAATGAACTCAGACGATACATATTGTAtagatacatatatatacctaccATGCTCTCTGAGATAACGAGTAAGGCATGCCTGGGACCAGCGTTCAAGGGGTCCCGTGAACATACGGAATACCCATGGTCCTATGAAGGTTTGGTAAATATTTGTTAAAGGTCCAGGTCCACTTTGAAGCTTGCGCATAGCAGGTGTTGACCTAAGGGAGGCCTCCTTTGTGCGTCTGGCCGTAGCCGCCGCAATTTTACCTAGAGTCCTGTTGATTAGCATTTCTACTAAGTTACATTGTATTAACAATTGCACGGTGACTATACCGGCTATGTAAGTCAGTTTTATGCTATGATTTCTTCTGTGGATGTAGGGCACACATTACGTCAAAAACAGTTGTATAAATGTGTTACTATAATTGATCAATACTGTTTATAGTAATTTTAAGTGTCCGGTTATTTTGTTTACTACATTTTCGGGTGCTGAATTAGTGTCACTTGTATGTAATTCGCCTACCTGGACCTATGGCGATAACTGTGTATGATCCTGCTGGTATTTGGGTTCTACCCTGTGTAACTTTCAGTTAGTTATATTTAAACGTACTGCATCACACGTAATATGGTAGTTGATGTGAGCGGCAGCAGCGCTTCGTTTAAGTTCAGCCATATCTTCTTTGCTCTGTGCGTTATTGGAATCTTTTTTTGGAGAGATACTACCTTAACTTTGAGCACCACTTTCTTCTGTCCTTGGTTCATCCATTCATTGAGGTATGGATTTTTGCGATTTATTGAATCGATGTATGCTCCTAGAGCGGCATGCCCACACTGTGCTGCTATTTTTCCCTTTCCCATTTCCAAGTCTGTATAGGATGGGTACCTACTATCTGGGTCTATTTCCATACCTGTTCTGACGCATAGCACCAACTTTATATCACTATCATCGTCACTTTCATATTCCGTTACGGTTTCGCCTCTTTTTCGCATACTGCAACAAGATATGCTTGCGATATAACTTAGTTTGCTACATATTTGAATAATGTACTTTCCTAATGGCCAGCATATAAGTCCACACAGCCATGAAATAGCACATAGCAAATACACACTATTTCCAACTATACGTATATCCATGCCCGCTGTAGCTTTATTGAATTCTTAATCTGATTACAAGTATCCTTGCTTGGTGTTGTGCGTTTAAGGTGTTGTGTTTGCTCGGGCCCTATGCATTGGATGaactatatattcattagtGTCCCCAAAAGGCTGTATTAAGTTACACATTCGATTTGTATACGTTCTCTGTATTTTTGTTATGCTATTCAAGTTTAGTGGATCTAATAGATGAGATGGGTAGTCTATATCATTGacgttatataataacagTTTAATGCGAGATTCCATGCTTGGGGACCGTTATTGTTATCATACACAGGTGTGTTTAGATATAGAGGGGCTGCGATATGATTGATTTTGCATAGTTAGTTTACAACTAATAACAATGGAGGATTCTGAGTTGGATATTCTACTTGCCGCCGCGGAGAGTGGGAAGAACGTATTGATTCCCGTTACCGACCCTCGCTTCAACAGTAGTATAGCAAAAATAAACGTTAAGGAGGCTATGGATATGGCTCAGTATTTATATGCTGAAAGCGGATTTGATGCTGAGGGTCGTGTGGTTACTAACAATTTTAAATACCAGATTCATTCATCTAAGGTTAATCCGAATGTACTTAATTTAGTGGAGCGCAAGGATCATGTTAGTTACGACTATTTGATTGCTCTGGGCTGTCTTCGATGTAAGACATCTGTTAACTTTAAATCACCGCATTCGTTttttgatagtgattcaTCTATCCGTCAGGAGCTACGTTGTCAAACATGCAACGAGGTTATCGCACCTATATTTAGTTCAAATTGCACGGACGTTCTTGTCGACAGTTTGGAAAAGCGTGCTACATTTGGCCGAGGCAATGAGGGAGAGAAGGCCTATATATATGGTTATCGTCAGAGTTGTGAGTTTGACCGTTCCAGTAAGAAATGGTGGATGGATTCACTTAAGGATGACGGTGAAAGGGCTGGCGACGACAATACCTTATTCATGGCAAAGAATGCCAACAAGAGCAGTCGTGAGGTAGTGAAGCAATTGTGTGACAACTGCGGTTTTGAAGAGGCTTATTATTCAACATTCCAAGCTCGTTCTGCTGATGAGGGTATGACTGTGATGTATGAGTGCAAGCGGTGTAAGAATCGCACTGTTGTCAATACTTGATTTGACTCATACTCTAGACACCATAGCAGGATCATATAATCGATATTCGAACAGTGATCAATTTTCTCATGTATCCGTTAATATAAGTCATTACATATTTACTCATATATCCCTACATGCTGCCATCTATATGGCATCGCTATTAAGTTA
Proteins encoded in this region:
- a CDS encoding Ubiquinol-cytochrome C reductase complex 14kD subunit family protein — encoded protein: MLINRTLGKIAAATARRTKEASLRSTPAMRKLQSGPGPLTNIYQTFIGPWVFRMFTGPLERWSQACLTRYLREHGLLYDDLMSEREPIVERALEMLPEDLKTARFRRIARGMHISTLRMYPPLEEQNYDPFVPYLAPYIEEAKFQLQEEEELLGYHPQDRRVFCGGTTGFGDMEPGMHFLTSLPNLYGAGMGNMKKK
- a CDS encoding GMP synthase (glutamine-hydrolyzing) C-terminal domain containing protein, whose product is MTTDKNIIFIFDFGSHQSGSMVRFLRGLGITCELFPVEKAVETLSGRVPAAVILSGGSESVKDADSIKIDKKILEICASKHVPVLALAYAMYALCETLGGKVTKLGPQESEYRKENVHVEAGSDSILEGVPSSFVAHGCHLDKIDSIPTGFKVSMKDAHGNVAGIVNSQSNVRAFCFHPQEVEEGKADMIMKKFCFELSRCEKTWDMRSYHEQTKKDVIKQCGSKKFVVAGLSGGVDSTVCAAIVHEAIKERFHGIMINTGLMRYQETQKCYDRLKAEIPGIQLTIRDSSAVFFKELKGVHDPENKRKVIGRVYIEEFEKAMKELGYNHDNCLLLQGTIYPDILESDLNRRSKLPVKSHHNVGGLPENLKFELIEPVRLLFKEEVRDLGRLLGLSETTFKRHPFPGPGLGARVLGELTPERVEIARQADRYMFEELEARGLVDKVSQCACVLLPNTRSTGLRNSARVYGMVVVVRIIMTVDFVTAKFARHIDMECLAAISRKITENIPEVNRVCYDITDKPPATIEWE
- a CDS encoding putative peptidyl-tRNA hydrolase 2 mitochondrial precursor, yielding MRKRGETVTEYESDDDSDIKLVLCVRTDLEMGKGKIAAQCGHAALGAYIDSINRKNPYLNEWMNQGQKKVVLKVKSKEDMAELKRSAAAAHINYHITCDAGRTQIPAGSYTVIAIGPAPENVVNKITGHLKLL
- a CDS encoding Transcription factor S-II (TFIIS) family protein, with the translated sequence MEDSELDILLAAAESGKNVLIPVTDPRFNSSIAKINVKEAMDMAQYLYAESGFDAEGRVVTNNFKYQIHSSKVNPNVLNLVERKDHVSYDYLIALGCLRCKTSVNFKSPHSFFDSDSSIRQELRCQTCNEVIAPIFSSNCTDVLVDSLEKRATFGRGNEGEKAYIYGYRQSCEFDRSSKKWWMDSLKDDGERAGDDNTLFMAKNANKSSREVVKQLCDNCGFEEAYYSTFQARSADEGMTVMYECKRCKNRTVVNT